The nucleotide sequence GACGGACTTCGGGCTCACCAGACCGGCCCTCCGCCTACGCCTTCGTGCGCCGCACGCTGGTCCGCTTCGCGTACCACGGGCTCCGCAAGCCCGAGAAGGGGCTGGTGAAGCGGTACTTGGAGAAGGTGACGGGCTTGTCCAGGGCCCAGATCACCCGCCTCGTCGCCCAACACCGCCGCACCGGCCACATCCGCGATCGCCGCGGGAAGCCTCCGCCGAACGGGTTCGCGCGCCGATACACACCCCATGGCGCCGCCCTGCTGGCCGAGGTCGACGAGGCCTTCGGACAGCTCTCCGGTCCCGCCACCAAGGTGGTCCTGCGGCGGATGCACGAGGTCTACGGCGACGCGCGCTTCGAGCGCCTCGCCCACATCTTCAACGCCCGCATCTACAACCTTCGCAAGTCCCGGATCCACTGCACCGGCCGCCTCACCTTCCGCAAGTCCCGGTCCACGCCCGTCGCGATCAGAGTGTCCGCCGCACCAGCTCCCCCGCCCGGTACAGCCTCGCAAGTTCCTCCGCGTCCTTGCGGTCGTGCTTGCGCTGTTCTCCCGGACGTCGCGGAATCAGCGAGGGAGCCACGATCTCGCAGTCGTGGCCCCAGCCCCGGATCATCCGCTCGAGCACGTAGCCCGCACCGCTCGCCTCGTAGCAGGCGCGCACCTCATGCTCCCGGGCCAAACGGTCCAGCAGCCGCCTGAGTCCCCGAGGATCGTGCGACAGCCGCTTCACCAGCGTCGGCTCCCGCGCTCCCTCCGGCAGCACCGCGATCGTCACGCTGTCCTTGTGGACATCCATCCCGACGTACACCTTG is from Candidatus Palauibacter soopunensis and encodes:
- a CDS encoding transposase; translation: MKKLKTKVYVGMDVHKDSVTIAVLPEGAREPTLVKRLSHDPRGLRRLLDRLAREHEVRACYEASGAGYVLERMIRGWGHDCEIVAPSLIPRRPGEQRKHDRKDAEELARLYRAGELVRRTL